The proteins below are encoded in one region of Pelotomaculum isophthalicicum JI:
- the mqnE gene encoding aminofutalosine synthase MqnE, whose translation MELVLDGELADLGNKILTGERLSREDGIRLYQTKDLLAVGSLADLVRRRKNGNKAYFIVNRHINHTNVCENLCELCAFGLEAGHPKAYTLTLDEIEAKALASAGERISEIHIVGGLNPDLKIDYYVEMLRRVRRALPGVIIQAFTAVEIDYLARVHSIPVEEVLAVLREAGLDSLPGGGAEIFSPRVRELICSKKISGERWLEVHMAAHKLGMRTNATMLYGHVETIEERVDHLVGLREAQDRTGGFLTFIPLAFHPKNTGLEPLAVSGSTGYDDLKALAVARLMLDNFDHIKAFWIMIGPKLAQVSLSFGVDDLDGTVVEEKIAHDAGAATGQFMSKTEIVKMIKAAGRLPVERDTLYNVIEEGF comes from the coding sequence ATGGAACTTGTTCTTGACGGTGAATTGGCTGATCTGGGCAATAAAATTCTGACCGGTGAAAGGTTGAGCCGTGAAGACGGTATTCGTCTTTATCAAACCAAAGACCTCTTGGCAGTGGGTAGCCTGGCCGATCTCGTCCGGCGCAGGAAAAACGGAAACAAGGCCTATTTTATCGTTAACCGTCATATTAATCATACAAATGTCTGCGAAAATCTGTGCGAGTTATGCGCTTTTGGACTTGAAGCAGGCCATCCCAAGGCGTATACTCTCACCCTTGATGAAATCGAAGCTAAGGCGCTGGCTTCGGCCGGGGAGCGAATTTCTGAAATACATATTGTCGGCGGGCTCAATCCGGATTTAAAAATTGATTATTATGTTGAAATGTTGAGGCGCGTCCGGCGGGCGCTTCCCGGTGTGATAATCCAGGCGTTTACCGCTGTGGAAATTGATTATCTGGCACGGGTGCACAGTATACCGGTAGAGGAAGTGCTGGCTGTTTTACGTGAAGCCGGACTTGACTCACTGCCAGGCGGTGGGGCGGAGATTTTTTCGCCGCGGGTGCGTGAGTTGATCTGTTCTAAAAAAATTAGCGGCGAGCGCTGGCTGGAGGTGCACATGGCCGCGCATAAATTGGGAATGCGCACTAACGCCACTATGTTATACGGCCATGTGGAGACGATTGAGGAGAGGGTTGATCATTTGGTCGGATTGCGTGAGGCGCAAGACCGCACCGGTGGGTTTTTGACCTTCATTCCACTCGCCTTTCACCCTAAAAATACCGGCCTGGAGCCGCTGGCGGTCTCCGGGTCTACCGGGTATGATGACTTGAAGGCATTGGCTGTGGCCAGGCTGATGCTGGACAATTTTGATCATATCAAAGCTTTCTGGATAATGATTGGGCCCAAATTAGCCCAGGTTTCCCTTTCTTTCGGGGTTGACGACCTGGACGGCACCGTGGTGGAGGAGAAGATCGCCCATGACGCAGGCGCGGCAACCGGACAATTTATGTCTAAAACTGAGATTGTAAAAATGATTAAAGCGGCAGGGCGTTTGCCGGTAGAGCGTGATACCTTGTATAACGTTATTGAGGAGGGTTTTTAG